A portion of the Microbacterium hominis genome contains these proteins:
- a CDS encoding CocE/NonD family hydrolase — translation MTTLRQRLTKAMDGRRLKGVALGPHDIEIERDLRVPMEDGVALLADLIRPVGGGDPALPTIVMRGPYGRRGPMAGGARTLAYEGFTVLFQSCRGTWGSEGVFTPQIDEQRDGVATLRWVRQQPWFTGKLATYGQSYLGYTQWAVAGKLQRDEPETAQDALVLLITMPDFGQITWDNGAYSLRNALGWTRMMDRMRRGGLALLGMVLPDRRLATAFDVLPLSAGDSAVIGAPNHWYQDWVAHEKLTDEYWTQQSHTATVPLVTAPVMMLTGWYDIFLPWQLRTYRALVDAGNPPQLTLGPWGHVSPGMGTPTHTEGLGFLREVFTDAPSGRPAPVRAFETGAEQWHDLAEWPPAGSTAQEWFLHRGGRLDTAAPDGGTTGYRYDPDDPTPAVGGPSLNPDTDPVDNAAHERRPDVAVFRGDALTEPVRVAGEPVARVRFHSSAPSFDVFVRITDVHPDGRSMTVCDGIRRIGSVGSAATDPDADAEGFRVVEVPLWPTFHRFEVGHRIGVQVSSGAHPRYARNPGSGEPAAVASTTVVAEQVVSHDGADASRLVLPVVPA, via the coding sequence ATGACCACGCTGCGACAGCGGCTCACCAAGGCCATGGACGGCCGGCGGCTCAAGGGCGTCGCCCTCGGGCCGCACGACATCGAGATCGAGCGGGACCTGCGGGTGCCGATGGAGGACGGGGTCGCGCTGCTCGCCGATCTCATCCGTCCGGTGGGCGGGGGCGACCCGGCGCTGCCGACGATCGTGATGCGCGGGCCCTACGGTCGCCGGGGCCCGATGGCGGGCGGTGCGCGCACCCTCGCCTACGAGGGGTTCACCGTGCTGTTCCAGAGCTGTCGGGGCACGTGGGGCTCGGAGGGCGTGTTCACGCCGCAGATCGACGAGCAGCGCGACGGCGTCGCCACCCTGCGGTGGGTGCGGCAGCAGCCGTGGTTCACGGGGAAGCTCGCCACCTACGGACAGAGCTATCTCGGCTACACGCAGTGGGCGGTGGCCGGAAAGCTCCAGCGCGACGAGCCCGAGACCGCGCAGGACGCGCTCGTGCTGCTGATCACGATGCCCGACTTCGGCCAGATCACGTGGGACAACGGCGCCTACTCGCTGCGCAACGCCCTGGGCTGGACGCGCATGATGGACAGGATGCGTCGCGGCGGCCTGGCCCTGCTCGGGATGGTGCTGCCCGATCGCCGCCTCGCCACGGCGTTCGACGTGCTGCCGCTGAGCGCCGGCGACTCCGCCGTGATCGGTGCGCCGAACCACTGGTACCAGGACTGGGTCGCGCACGAGAAGCTCACCGACGAGTACTGGACGCAGCAGTCGCACACGGCCACCGTGCCGCTGGTGACCGCGCCGGTGATGATGCTCACCGGCTGGTACGACATCTTCCTGCCGTGGCAGCTGCGCACCTATCGGGCGCTGGTGGATGCCGGCAACCCGCCGCAGCTGACGCTGGGGCCGTGGGGCCACGTGTCGCCGGGAATGGGCACGCCCACCCACACGGAGGGACTCGGCTTCCTGCGCGAGGTGTTCACGGATGCGCCCTCCGGGCGCCCTGCTCCGGTGCGGGCGTTCGAGACCGGGGCCGAGCAGTGGCACGATCTGGCCGAGTGGCCGCCGGCCGGGTCGACGGCGCAGGAGTGGTTCCTGCATCGCGGCGGTCGGCTGGACACCGCGGCGCCCGACGGCGGGACCACGGGGTACCGATACGACCCCGACGATCCGACGCCCGCCGTCGGCGGCCCGAGCCTGAACCCCGACACCGACCCCGTCGACAACGCCGCGCACGAGCGGCGGCCCGACGTGGCGGTGTTCCGTGGCGACGCGCTGACCGAGCCCGTGCGGGTGGCGGGCGAGCCGGTCGCACGTGTGCGATTCCACTCGTCGGCGCCGTCGTTCGACGTGTTCGTGCGCATCACCGACGTGCACCCCGACGGGCGGTCGATGACCGTGTGCGACGGCATCCGCCGGATCGGTTCGGTCGGGAGTGCGGCGACCGACCCCGACGCCGACGCGGAGGGGTTCCGGGTGGTCGAGGTGCCGCTGTGGCCGACCTTCCACCGCTTCGAGGTCGGCCATCGCATCGGCGTGCAGGTCTCGTCCGGTGCCCACCCGCGCTATGCGCGCAACCCCGGCTCGGGTGAGCCGGCGGCGGTGGCCTCCACCACGGTGGTGGCGGAGCAGGTCGTGTCGCACGACGGCGCGGATGCCTCACGGCTCGTTCTCCCGGTGGTGCCGGCGTGA